The Aethina tumida isolate Nest 87 chromosome 6, icAetTumi1.1, whole genome shotgun sequence genome has a segment encoding these proteins:
- the LOC109604463 gene encoding rhythmically expressed gene 5 protein-like → MQINAVFVLISSAIIALANSSAIPVWEFLKKEEKTSYLYSIFARDVEKLCITVPEPNCLQDTLKYGLDKLKTMTDEDLDGLDPYQHEGRNLIWTTLMSGHELEKATPEPQATTTAKPNSYDDELDLEFGSEGSASAKIDNVYRVAPPKGFVFGHPQNIVNEEKHFAPVGFEEAMGGPLVIRLYPDGSPVPELRRTPQDDDFKQYQLTKFKLPSV, encoded by the exons atgCAGATAAATGCAGTGTTTGTTTTGATTAGCAGTGCAATCATTGCACTCGCCAACAGCTCAGCCATACCAGTTTGGGAATTCTTGAAGAAAGAAGAGAAG ACGTCATACTTGTACTCGATCTTCGCCAGAGATGTTGAGAAGCTGTGCATCACCGTACCAGAACCCAACTGCCTTCAAGACACATTAAAATACGGACTTGACAAGCTGAAAACGATGACGGATGAAGACCTGGACGGACTTGACCCATATCAACACGAAGGCCGCAATTTAATCTGGACCACTTTGATGTCTGGCCACGAGTTGGAAAAAGCCACTCCAGAACCTCAAGCCACCACAACCGCCAAACCCAACAGCTACGATGACGAGTTGGACTTGGAGTTCGGGTCTGAAGGAAGTGCTTCGGCCAAAATCGACAACGTTTACAGAGTAGCTCCACCAAAAGGCTTCGTCTTCGGCCACCCCCAAAACATAGTTAATGAAGAAAAGCATTTTGCTCCTGTTGGTTTTGAAGAAGCTATGGGAGGTCCTTTGGTCATCAGGTTATATCCTGATGGATCTCCGGTACCGGAACTCAGAAGGACTCCACAAGATGATGACTTTAAGCAGTACCAACTCACCAAATTCAAGCTTCCCAGTGTTTAA
- the LOC109604462 gene encoding rhythmically expressed gene 5 protein-like codes for MIVAVFVFIFGLCDFGDGSAIPVWEFLKKEEKTSFLYSVFAKDVEKQCSTMTEDNCLQDTLKYGLAKLKALTEEDLDNLDPYQRGGNNLIWTTLLEGHKFAEYTPEPQPTTTAKPNSYEDDTNDLEFGSEGSASAKIDNVYKVLPPEDFVYKGVINNAQSVANLDDTLKGFKPQVPFGPLVVKVYPDGSPVPEIKRTPQDDDLRQYQLSKIKLPNL; via the exons ATGATCGTTGCAgtgtttgttttcattttcggCTTGTGCGACTTCGGCGATGGCTCCGCCATACCCGTGTGGGAGTTTTTGAAGAAGGAAGAGAAG ACCTCTTTCTTGTACTCCGTCTTCGCCAAAGATGTTGAGAAGCAATGTTCAACAATGACGGAAGATAATTGTCTTCAGGACACGCTCAAGTACGGTCTGGCTAAGCTAAAAGCTTTAACCGAGGAAGACCTGGACAACCTAGACCCGTACCAACGAGGCGGCAACAACTTAA TTTGGACAACGTTATTGGAAGGCCACAAGTTCGCCGAGTACACCCCCGAGCCCCAACCCACAACCACGGCAAAACCAAACAGCTACGAGGACGACACCAACGACTTGGAGTTTGGCTCCGAAGGAAGCGCCTCAGCCAAAATCGACAACGTCTACAAGGTACTACCTCCGGAGGACTTCGTCTATAAAGGGGTGATCAACAACGCCCAAAGCGTCGCTAATTTGGACGACACGTTGAAGGGTTTCAAGCCCCAGGTCCCCTTCGGTCCTTTGGTGGTTAAAGTTTATCCGGACGGAAGTCCGGTGCCGGAAATAAAGCGCACCCCTCAAGACGACGACCTGAGGCAGTACCAGttgtcgaaaatcaaacttCCCAATCTTTAA
- the LOC109605705 gene encoding uncharacterized protein LOC109605705 isoform X3, with translation MKSSFVFVVLVSAVLQYVNASAIPVWELLKKEEKMSFIYSIFAKEVDKICEVETSTTCSKDLLKYGLHMLKSMSLEQLDAMDPYQRGANNLIWETIMSGHDLEKTTPKQKSSTTAKPNSYEDESLGFDSQEEESAKIENIYKVVPPKDFVFQVEKDAPIMMQIYKVISFLNHFDERKSVEEKIPPQEQVYAEDEDLKQYQITKMKLPNL, from the exons ATGAAGTCCAGTTTTGTGTTTGTGGTTCTGGTCAGTGCGGTGCTGCAATACGTTAACGCGTCGGCCATTCCGGTCTGGGAGTTACTCAAGAAGGAGGAAAAA ATGTCCTTTATATACTCCATCTTCGCCAAGGAAGTGGATAAAATATGCGAAGTGGAAACTTCCACCACGTGCAGCAAGGACTTGCTCAAATACGGACTGCACATGCTCAAAAGCATGTCGTTGGAGCAACTAGATGCGATGGATCCGTACCAACGTGGCGCCAACAACTTAA TCTGGGAGACCATCATGTCGGGCCACGACTTGGAGAAGACCACGCCAAAGCAAAAGTCCTCCACCACAGCTAAGCCGAACAGCTACGAAGACGAATCGCTGGGCTTCGACAGCCAGGAAGAGGAGTCGGCCAAAATCGAGAACATCTACAAGGTGGTGCCACCCAAGGACTTCGTCTTCCAAGTAGAGAAGGACGCACCAATAATGATGCAAATCTACAAAGTGATCTCGTTCCTGAACCACTTCGACGAAAGGAAGAGCGTTGAGGAGAAAATACCCCCGCAGGAGCAGGTCTATGCGGAAGATGAAGACCTGAAGCAGTACCAAATCACCAAGATGAAACTGCCAAATTTGTAA